The proteins below are encoded in one region of Telopea speciosissima isolate NSW1024214 ecotype Mountain lineage chromosome 10, Tspe_v1, whole genome shotgun sequence:
- the LOC122643235 gene encoding probable calcium-binding protein CML41, with translation MATAVVSKATLSKCFSNKSFVLSVHRLQNSKKQSRNDELQQIFRYLDTNGNGKIEGSELRSYLASKKEFMSPEEAQAVTNELVAAGGDSLTLSFDDFAMLMERQGGDDDLKRSFQMFAGKTSGSITSEDLQRIFKMSNEECKSIIKAFDLNGDGVIDFPEFQQMMA, from the coding sequence ATGGCAACAGCTGTTGTTTCCAAGGCCACATTATCCAAATGCTTCTCCAACAAGAGCTTTGTGCTAAGTGTCCATCGCCTTCAGAATTCCAAAAAACAATCAAGAAATGATGAACTCCAACAAATATTTCGTTACTTGGATACTAATGGTAATGGGAAAATTGAAGGATCTGAACTCAGATCCTACCTTGCCTCCAAAAAGGAGTTCATGTCACCTGAGGAGGCTCAAGCTGTGACCAATGAACTCGTTGCAGCAGGCGGCGACAGTTTGACGCTCAGCTTTGATGATTTTGCAATGTTGATGGAGCGTCAAGGTGGGGATGATGATCTGAAAAGAAGCTTTCAGATGTTCGCTGGGAAGACGTCTGGGTCCATTACATCAGAGGATTTGCAGAGGATATTCAAAATGTCAAATGAAGAGTGCAAGAGCATCATAAAGGCATTCGACCTCAACGGCGATGGTGTGATTGATTTCCCTGAGTTCCAGCAGATGATGGCTTAA